The proteins below come from a single Aegilops tauschii subsp. strangulata cultivar AL8/78 chromosome 6, Aet v6.0, whole genome shotgun sequence genomic window:
- the LOC109751148 gene encoding glycerol-3-phosphate 2-O-acyltransferase 6 — MAPRGTAAMSRFPPVSSYDASARERRTAASDLDGTLLASSSAFPYYFLVALEAGGYLRALALLLLAPFILLLYTAVSEPAAIGLLVFATFAGLRVRDVEAVARGVLPRHYAAGVRADSWEVFRGCGAGRRVVVTASPAVMVSPFVREFLGAEVAGTELGACCGRFTGLISGGVLVAGRKREVVERLFAGGDMPDVGLGDRESDHDFMAICKEAYMVPTNKSAPRVAADALLSSVVFHDGRLVRRPDPAQALFALAYLPVGFALAVFRVLISLPVPPHLVRHTYRLTGIRLAVQGTPPPAPREGSPGSLLVCNHRTALDPIIVAVALGRPVTCVTYSVSRLSTAISPIPAVALARDREADAARIGELLASGRDVVVCPEGTTCREPCLLRFSTLFAELTDRIVPVALEAAQSTYYGSTARGWKAMDPWFFYMNPRPGYKVTFLPALRPEETCGGGGRSAVDVANHVQAVIGKELGYRCTTLTRKDKYMKLAGNDGTVAAAGDDGKKFA; from the exons ATGGCGCCGCGTGGAACGGCGGCGATGAGCAGGTTCCCGCCGGTGTCGTCCTACGACGCGTCGGCGCGCGAGCGGCGCACGGCGGCGTCGGACCTGGACGGCACCctgctggcctcctcctccgcgtTCCCCTACTACTTCCTCGTGGCGCTCGAGGCCGGGGGCTACCTCCGGGCCCTCGCGCTGCTCCTCCTGGCCCCGTTCATCCTGCTCCTCTACACCGCCGTCTCCGAGCCGGCCGCcatcgggctgctcgtcttcgcaACGTTCGCGGGGCTCCGGGTGCGCGACGTGGAGGCAGTGGCGAGGGGCGTGCTCCCCCGGCACTACGCCGCAGGGGTGCGCGCCGACTCGTGGGAGGTGTTCCGCGGGTGCGGCGCGGGCAGGCGGGTCGTGGTCACCGCGTCGCCGGCTGTCATGGTGAGCCCGTTCGTCCGCGAGTTCCTGGGGGCCGAGGTGGCCGGGACGGAGCTCGGGGCCTGCTGCGGGCGCTTCACGGGGCTCATCAGCGGCGGGGTGCTCGTCGCCGGGAGGAAGAGGGAGGTCGTGGAGCGGCTGTTTGCCGGCGGGGACATGCCGGACGTCGGGCTCGGCGACCGCGAGAGCGACCACGACTTCATGGCCATCTGCAAG GAAGCCTACATGGTGCCCACGAACAAGAGCGCGCCGCGCGTGGCCGCCGACGCTCTGCTGTCCAGCGTCGTGTTCCACGACGGCCGCCTGGTCCGCCGGCCAGACCCGGCGCAGGCGCTCTTCGCGTTGGCCTACCTCCCGGTGGGCTTCGCCCTGGCCGTCTTCCGCGTCCTCATCAGCCTCCCCGTCCCGCCGCACCTCGTGCGCCACACGTACCGACTGACCGGCATCCGGCTCGCCGTCCAGGGCAcgcctcctccggcgccgcgCGAGGGCTCACCCGGGTCCCTCCTCGTGTGCAACCACCGCACGGCGCTGGACCCCATCATCGTGGCCGTGGCGCTGGGACGGCCGGTGACGTGCGTGACCTACAGCGTGAGCCGGCTGTCGACGGCCATCTCGCCGATCCCGGCGGTGGCGCTTGCGAGGGACCGGGAGGCCGACGCGGCGCGCATCGGGGAGCTGCTGGCCTCCGGGCGCGACGTGGTGGTGTGCCCGGAGGGGACGACGTGCCGGGAGCCGTGCCTTCTGCGGTTCTCGACGCTGTTCGCGGAGCTGACGGACCGGATCGTGCCGGTGGCGCTGGAGGCGGCGCAGTCGACCTACTACGGGTCAACGGCGAGGGGGTGGAAGGCCATGGACCCGTGGTTCTTCTACATGAACCCGCGGCCGGGCTACAAGGTGACGTTCCTGCCGGCGCTGCGGCCCGAGGAgacgtgcggcggcggcgggaggagcgCCGTGGACGTGGCCAACCACgtgcaggcggtgatcggcaaggAGCTCGGATACCGGTGCACCACGCTCACCAGGAAGGACAAGTACATGAAGCTCGCCGGCAACGACGGCacggtcgccgccgccggcgacgacGGCAAGAAGTTTGCGTAA